From the genome of Lotus japonicus ecotype B-129 chromosome 6, LjGifu_v1.2, one region includes:
- the LOC130722778 gene encoding uncharacterized protein LOC130722778 isoform X1, which produces MGKRKERRLAALSNTGRRVKLDLFAEPSGDLGGSTAHGDAGGDTDSQHREGLSNSPSSSGQQPQNPLLLLGQYSDDEADDGSSKGPNDKKVESPMLNEEAKDALDEGSNDLNISVSVDTVTQNNEQQNTIQNPTSVEAADSEKNECDVASGNLQNETVSKDQMYVSENLDEQVVTSGWKMVMHEESQRYYYWNIETGETSWEVPQVLVQADQLINDPIPPSSVYDKTEGAAVGIDNSDDLSAQMQDTSAACTIDGSVETMATSHKNMCGHWSQMNGCSGECTNGNKGSDDNGNELIREDGLVGLSYGGDYSFVSKFNGEEQQLENDFPSCLVKQSESLLERLKSLKKSQGNLQGQDSLSKYMLEVEIRLSDFRSLATYGSSLLPFWVYSERKIKLLESLINSELLQTVKSTHNEVEDKPIPVSEGLCEQQNGMGHESVVHPSEISGNFLTSEVSNGSQAVASAVSKDDNDKIAMNDQHVSLSNSPGSHMATGLEVNAKVETTINHEESTHKQEYNVGEDVDMDVDMEVEDMDSSENMTVMDVSVSKGFLQTDQPVQLNPLVDQHSLLPEDEFVVPPPPDDEWIPPPPPENELVPPPPPPDDDQVPPPPGDPLGTSYGTLPSYTETGQPLSYSQYNLSYPGASAEYYGQATVEVPSSNIYGQIVMPPAQVYYTAVANAYSENTQVMINPTDPVAYYEVQDGAGSKPVPAINVDESGGIDRVSSDFPSTLSSIHAPGAVSVEDGVSLPPVTTETAADNTTSSLVAKAQTKVVRSRKRSVAVGPSLKSNKKVSSLVDKWKAAKEELLEEEEEPESVYEVLERKRQREIEEWRAKQIASGEAKDNANFQPLGGDWRERVKRKRQQAAKESVGKLQDAIGHSPDQPDLIELSKGLPSGWQVYWDETSKQVYYGNTTTSETTWTRPTR; this is translated from the exons GTCAACAACCACAGAATCCCCTGCTGTTACTTGGACAATATAGCGATGATGAAGCAGATGATGGATCAAGCAAGGGGCCTAATGATAAGAAGGTAGAGAGCCCCATGCTCAATGAAGAG GCTAAGGATGCACTTGATGAAGGTTCTAATGACTTGAACATCAGTGTCTCTGTAGATACTGTTACTCAGAATAATGAACAACAGAATACAATACAAAATCCAACTTCAGTTGAGGCTGCAGACAGTGAAAAAAATGAGTGTGATGTTGCTTCTGGTAATTTGCAAAATGAAACCGTCTCCAAAGATCAGATGTATGTTTCTGAAAATCTTGATGAACAAGTTGTCACTTCAGGATGGAAGATGGTGATGCATGAGGAGAGTCAACGCTATTATTACTGGAATATTGAAACTGGGGAAACTTCATGGGAAGTACCCCAGGTTTTGGTTCAAGCAGATCAGTTGATTAATGATCCAATTCCTCCTAGTTCTGTCTATGATAAAACAGAGGGTGCTGCTGTTGGTATAGATAATTCCGATGACCTCTCAGCTCAGATGCAGGACACTTCTGCTGCTTGCACAATTGATGGTTCCGTAGAAACCATGGCAACTTCTCATAAAAATATGTGTGGTCATTGGTCCCAAATGAATGGATGTAGTGGTGAATGTACAAATGGAAATAAGGGTTCTGATGATAATGGGAATGAGTTGATAAGGGAAGATGGTTTGGTGGGTTTATCTTATGGTGGAGATTATTCATTTGTTTCTAAGTTTAATGGTGAAGAACAGCAgttggaaaatgattttccttCTTGTCTTGTTAAACAAAGTGAGAGTTTGTTAGAGAGGCTGAAATCACTGAAAAA GTCCCAGGGTAATCTGCAAGGCCAAGACTCGTTGTCGAAGTATATGTTAGAAGTTGAGATTAGGCTCTCCGATTTTAGGTCTCTTGCAACCTATGGATCGTCTTTGCTTCCATTCTGGGTGTACTCTGAAAGGAAGATAAAGCTGCTTGAAAGTTTAATAAATAGTGAATTGTTGCAAACTGTGAAATCTACACATAATGAAGTCGAGGATAAACCAATCCCTGTCTCTGAAGGATTATGTGAGCAACAGAATGGCATGGGACACGAGTCTGTAGTACATCCCAGTGAAATCAGTGGGAACTTTCTTACTTCTGAAGTTTCCAATGGATCTCAGGCTGTTGCTTCAGCCGTTTCAAAAGATGACAATGATAAAATTGCCATGAACGATCAGCATGTTTCCTTGTCCAATTCTCCTGGGAGTCATATGGCAACAGGTTTAGAAGTTAATGCAAAAGTTGAAACAACTATAAATCATGAGGAATCAACCCATAAACAAGAGTATAACGTTGGGGAAGATGTTGATATGGATGTCGACATGGAAGTTGAAGATATGGATTCCTCAGAAAATATGACTGTCATGGACGTGTCAGTTTCAAAGGGTTTTCTGCAAACAGACCAACCAGTTCAGCTGAATCCGCTTGTTGACCAGCATTCTTTGTTGCCTGAGGATGAGTTTGTTGTTCCTCCTCCTCCAGATGATGAGTGGATCCCTCCACCACCCCCTGAAAATGAGCTTgtacctccaccaccaccaccagacGATGATCAGGTGCCCCCTCCTCCTGGTGATCCGCTTGGAACTTCTTATGGAACTCTCCCTTCTTACACAGAGACAGGGCAACCCCTTTCTTATTCTCAATATAATCTATCTTATCCTGGGGCTTCTGCTGAGTATTATGGGCAGGCAACTGTTGAAGTCCCAAGCAGTAATATATATGGACAAATTGTTATGCCACCTGCACAGGTCTACTATACTGCAGTTGCTAATGCGTATAGTGAAAATACTCAAGTAATGATCAATCCAACTGACCCTGTTGCTTATTATGAGGTTCAAGATG GAGCTGGTTCAAAACCCGTACCTGCTATCAATGTTGATGAATCTGGTGGGATTGACAGGGTATCTAGTGATTTTCCATCCACCTTATCAAGCATCCATGCACCTGGAGCTGTTTCTGTTGAGGATGGTGTTTCGTTGCCACCAGTCACTACTGAAACTGCTGCTGACAATACTACCTCATCATTAGTTGCTAAAGCACAAACTAAAG TTGTACGTAGTAGAAAGCGGTCAGTTGCAGTTGGACCGTCATTGAAGTCTAATAAGAAGGTCTCGAGTTTGGTGGACAAA tGGAAGGCAGCTAAAGAGGAATTGcttgaagaggaggaagaaccTGAGAGTGTGTATGAGGTCTTAGAAAGAAAGCGCCAAAGAGAAATTGAG GAGTGGCGTGCAAAGCAAATTGCAAGTGGAgaggcaaaagataatgctaaTTTTCAGCCTCTTGGTGGTGATTG GCGGGAGAGGGTCAAACGCAAGAGACAACAAGCAGCAAAGGAATCTGTTGGCAAACTGCAAGATGCAATTGGGCACAGCCCGGACCAGCCTGATCTGATTGAACTTTCTAAGGGTCTACCATCTGGTTGGCAG GTTTATTGGGATGAAACCTCAAAGCAGGTTTATTATGGTAACACTACAACATCAGAGACGACATGGACTCGGCCAACAAGATGA
- the LOC130722778 gene encoding uncharacterized protein LOC130722778 isoform X3, whose product MLNEEAKDALDEGSNDLNISVSVDTVTQNNEQQNTIQNPTSVEAADSEKNECDVASGNLQNETVSKDQMYVSENLDEQVVTSGWKMVMHEESQRYYYWNIETGETSWEVPQVLVQADQLINDPIPPSSVYDKTEGAAVGIDNSDDLSAQMQDTSAACTIDGSVETMATSHKNMCGHWSQMNGCSGECTNGNKGSDDNGNELIREDGLVGLSYGGDYSFVSKFNGEEQQLENDFPSCLVKQSESLLERLKSLKKSQGNLQGQDSLSKYMLEVEIRLSDFRSLATYGSSLLPFWVYSERKIKLLESLINSELLQTVKSTHNEVEDKPIPVSEGLCEQQNGMGHESVVHPSEISGNFLTSEVSNGSQAVASAVSKDDNDKIAMNDQHVSLSNSPGSHMATGLEVNAKVETTINHEESTHKQEYNVGEDVDMDVDMEVEDMDSSENMTVMDVSVSKGFLQTDQPVQLNPLVDQHSLLPEDEFVVPPPPDDEWIPPPPPENELVPPPPPPDDDQVPPPPGDPLGTSYGTLPSYTETGQPLSYSQYNLSYPGASAEYYGQATVEVPSSNIYGQIVMPPAQVYYTAVANAYSENTQVMINPTDPVAYYEVQDGAGSKPVPAINVDESGGIDRVSSDFPSTLSSIHAPGAVSVEDGVSLPPVTTETAADNTTSSLVAKAQTKVVRSRKRSVAVGPSLKSNKKVSSLVDKWKAAKEELLEEEEEPESVYEVLERKRQREIEEWRAKQIASGEAKDNANFQPLGGDWRERVKRKRQQAAKESVGKLQDAIGHSPDQPDLIELSKGLPSGWQVYWDETSKQVYYGNTTTSETTWTRPTR is encoded by the exons ATGCTCAATGAAGAG GCTAAGGATGCACTTGATGAAGGTTCTAATGACTTGAACATCAGTGTCTCTGTAGATACTGTTACTCAGAATAATGAACAACAGAATACAATACAAAATCCAACTTCAGTTGAGGCTGCAGACAGTGAAAAAAATGAGTGTGATGTTGCTTCTGGTAATTTGCAAAATGAAACCGTCTCCAAAGATCAGATGTATGTTTCTGAAAATCTTGATGAACAAGTTGTCACTTCAGGATGGAAGATGGTGATGCATGAGGAGAGTCAACGCTATTATTACTGGAATATTGAAACTGGGGAAACTTCATGGGAAGTACCCCAGGTTTTGGTTCAAGCAGATCAGTTGATTAATGATCCAATTCCTCCTAGTTCTGTCTATGATAAAACAGAGGGTGCTGCTGTTGGTATAGATAATTCCGATGACCTCTCAGCTCAGATGCAGGACACTTCTGCTGCTTGCACAATTGATGGTTCCGTAGAAACCATGGCAACTTCTCATAAAAATATGTGTGGTCATTGGTCCCAAATGAATGGATGTAGTGGTGAATGTACAAATGGAAATAAGGGTTCTGATGATAATGGGAATGAGTTGATAAGGGAAGATGGTTTGGTGGGTTTATCTTATGGTGGAGATTATTCATTTGTTTCTAAGTTTAATGGTGAAGAACAGCAgttggaaaatgattttccttCTTGTCTTGTTAAACAAAGTGAGAGTTTGTTAGAGAGGCTGAAATCACTGAAAAA GTCCCAGGGTAATCTGCAAGGCCAAGACTCGTTGTCGAAGTATATGTTAGAAGTTGAGATTAGGCTCTCCGATTTTAGGTCTCTTGCAACCTATGGATCGTCTTTGCTTCCATTCTGGGTGTACTCTGAAAGGAAGATAAAGCTGCTTGAAAGTTTAATAAATAGTGAATTGTTGCAAACTGTGAAATCTACACATAATGAAGTCGAGGATAAACCAATCCCTGTCTCTGAAGGATTATGTGAGCAACAGAATGGCATGGGACACGAGTCTGTAGTACATCCCAGTGAAATCAGTGGGAACTTTCTTACTTCTGAAGTTTCCAATGGATCTCAGGCTGTTGCTTCAGCCGTTTCAAAAGATGACAATGATAAAATTGCCATGAACGATCAGCATGTTTCCTTGTCCAATTCTCCTGGGAGTCATATGGCAACAGGTTTAGAAGTTAATGCAAAAGTTGAAACAACTATAAATCATGAGGAATCAACCCATAAACAAGAGTATAACGTTGGGGAAGATGTTGATATGGATGTCGACATGGAAGTTGAAGATATGGATTCCTCAGAAAATATGACTGTCATGGACGTGTCAGTTTCAAAGGGTTTTCTGCAAACAGACCAACCAGTTCAGCTGAATCCGCTTGTTGACCAGCATTCTTTGTTGCCTGAGGATGAGTTTGTTGTTCCTCCTCCTCCAGATGATGAGTGGATCCCTCCACCACCCCCTGAAAATGAGCTTgtacctccaccaccaccaccagacGATGATCAGGTGCCCCCTCCTCCTGGTGATCCGCTTGGAACTTCTTATGGAACTCTCCCTTCTTACACAGAGACAGGGCAACCCCTTTCTTATTCTCAATATAATCTATCTTATCCTGGGGCTTCTGCTGAGTATTATGGGCAGGCAACTGTTGAAGTCCCAAGCAGTAATATATATGGACAAATTGTTATGCCACCTGCACAGGTCTACTATACTGCAGTTGCTAATGCGTATAGTGAAAATACTCAAGTAATGATCAATCCAACTGACCCTGTTGCTTATTATGAGGTTCAAGATG GAGCTGGTTCAAAACCCGTACCTGCTATCAATGTTGATGAATCTGGTGGGATTGACAGGGTATCTAGTGATTTTCCATCCACCTTATCAAGCATCCATGCACCTGGAGCTGTTTCTGTTGAGGATGGTGTTTCGTTGCCACCAGTCACTACTGAAACTGCTGCTGACAATACTACCTCATCATTAGTTGCTAAAGCACAAACTAAAG TTGTACGTAGTAGAAAGCGGTCAGTTGCAGTTGGACCGTCATTGAAGTCTAATAAGAAGGTCTCGAGTTTGGTGGACAAA tGGAAGGCAGCTAAAGAGGAATTGcttgaagaggaggaagaaccTGAGAGTGTGTATGAGGTCTTAGAAAGAAAGCGCCAAAGAGAAATTGAG GAGTGGCGTGCAAAGCAAATTGCAAGTGGAgaggcaaaagataatgctaaTTTTCAGCCTCTTGGTGGTGATTG GCGGGAGAGGGTCAAACGCAAGAGACAACAAGCAGCAAAGGAATCTGTTGGCAAACTGCAAGATGCAATTGGGCACAGCCCGGACCAGCCTGATCTGATTGAACTTTCTAAGGGTCTACCATCTGGTTGGCAG GTTTATTGGGATGAAACCTCAAAGCAGGTTTATTATGGTAACACTACAACATCAGAGACGACATGGACTCGGCCAACAAGATGA
- the LOC130722778 gene encoding uncharacterized protein LOC130722778 isoform X2, producing MNSQSFSPLWQHQGISEVQTVESIIGQQPQNPLLLLGQYSDDEADDGSSKGPNDKKVESPMLNEEAKDALDEGSNDLNISVSVDTVTQNNEQQNTIQNPTSVEAADSEKNECDVASGNLQNETVSKDQMYVSENLDEQVVTSGWKMVMHEESQRYYYWNIETGETSWEVPQVLVQADQLINDPIPPSSVYDKTEGAAVGIDNSDDLSAQMQDTSAACTIDGSVETMATSHKNMCGHWSQMNGCSGECTNGNKGSDDNGNELIREDGLVGLSYGGDYSFVSKFNGEEQQLENDFPSCLVKQSESLLERLKSLKKSQGNLQGQDSLSKYMLEVEIRLSDFRSLATYGSSLLPFWVYSERKIKLLESLINSELLQTVKSTHNEVEDKPIPVSEGLCEQQNGMGHESVVHPSEISGNFLTSEVSNGSQAVASAVSKDDNDKIAMNDQHVSLSNSPGSHMATGLEVNAKVETTINHEESTHKQEYNVGEDVDMDVDMEVEDMDSSENMTVMDVSVSKGFLQTDQPVQLNPLVDQHSLLPEDEFVVPPPPDDEWIPPPPPENELVPPPPPPDDDQVPPPPGDPLGTSYGTLPSYTETGQPLSYSQYNLSYPGASAEYYGQATVEVPSSNIYGQIVMPPAQVYYTAVANAYSENTQVMINPTDPVAYYEVQDGAGSKPVPAINVDESGGIDRVSSDFPSTLSSIHAPGAVSVEDGVSLPPVTTETAADNTTSSLVAKAQTKVVRSRKRSVAVGPSLKSNKKVSSLVDKWKAAKEELLEEEEEPESVYEVLERKRQREIEEWRAKQIASGEAKDNANFQPLGGDWRERVKRKRQQAAKESVGKLQDAIGHSPDQPDLIELSKGLPSGWQVYWDETSKQVYYGNTTTSETTWTRPTR from the exons ATGAACTCCCAATCGTTTTCCCCCCTTTGGCAGCATCAAGGGATTTCCGAGGTTCAGACAGTAGAAAGTATTATCG GTCAACAACCACAGAATCCCCTGCTGTTACTTGGACAATATAGCGATGATGAAGCAGATGATGGATCAAGCAAGGGGCCTAATGATAAGAAGGTAGAGAGCCCCATGCTCAATGAAGAG GCTAAGGATGCACTTGATGAAGGTTCTAATGACTTGAACATCAGTGTCTCTGTAGATACTGTTACTCAGAATAATGAACAACAGAATACAATACAAAATCCAACTTCAGTTGAGGCTGCAGACAGTGAAAAAAATGAGTGTGATGTTGCTTCTGGTAATTTGCAAAATGAAACCGTCTCCAAAGATCAGATGTATGTTTCTGAAAATCTTGATGAACAAGTTGTCACTTCAGGATGGAAGATGGTGATGCATGAGGAGAGTCAACGCTATTATTACTGGAATATTGAAACTGGGGAAACTTCATGGGAAGTACCCCAGGTTTTGGTTCAAGCAGATCAGTTGATTAATGATCCAATTCCTCCTAGTTCTGTCTATGATAAAACAGAGGGTGCTGCTGTTGGTATAGATAATTCCGATGACCTCTCAGCTCAGATGCAGGACACTTCTGCTGCTTGCACAATTGATGGTTCCGTAGAAACCATGGCAACTTCTCATAAAAATATGTGTGGTCATTGGTCCCAAATGAATGGATGTAGTGGTGAATGTACAAATGGAAATAAGGGTTCTGATGATAATGGGAATGAGTTGATAAGGGAAGATGGTTTGGTGGGTTTATCTTATGGTGGAGATTATTCATTTGTTTCTAAGTTTAATGGTGAAGAACAGCAgttggaaaatgattttccttCTTGTCTTGTTAAACAAAGTGAGAGTTTGTTAGAGAGGCTGAAATCACTGAAAAA GTCCCAGGGTAATCTGCAAGGCCAAGACTCGTTGTCGAAGTATATGTTAGAAGTTGAGATTAGGCTCTCCGATTTTAGGTCTCTTGCAACCTATGGATCGTCTTTGCTTCCATTCTGGGTGTACTCTGAAAGGAAGATAAAGCTGCTTGAAAGTTTAATAAATAGTGAATTGTTGCAAACTGTGAAATCTACACATAATGAAGTCGAGGATAAACCAATCCCTGTCTCTGAAGGATTATGTGAGCAACAGAATGGCATGGGACACGAGTCTGTAGTACATCCCAGTGAAATCAGTGGGAACTTTCTTACTTCTGAAGTTTCCAATGGATCTCAGGCTGTTGCTTCAGCCGTTTCAAAAGATGACAATGATAAAATTGCCATGAACGATCAGCATGTTTCCTTGTCCAATTCTCCTGGGAGTCATATGGCAACAGGTTTAGAAGTTAATGCAAAAGTTGAAACAACTATAAATCATGAGGAATCAACCCATAAACAAGAGTATAACGTTGGGGAAGATGTTGATATGGATGTCGACATGGAAGTTGAAGATATGGATTCCTCAGAAAATATGACTGTCATGGACGTGTCAGTTTCAAAGGGTTTTCTGCAAACAGACCAACCAGTTCAGCTGAATCCGCTTGTTGACCAGCATTCTTTGTTGCCTGAGGATGAGTTTGTTGTTCCTCCTCCTCCAGATGATGAGTGGATCCCTCCACCACCCCCTGAAAATGAGCTTgtacctccaccaccaccaccagacGATGATCAGGTGCCCCCTCCTCCTGGTGATCCGCTTGGAACTTCTTATGGAACTCTCCCTTCTTACACAGAGACAGGGCAACCCCTTTCTTATTCTCAATATAATCTATCTTATCCTGGGGCTTCTGCTGAGTATTATGGGCAGGCAACTGTTGAAGTCCCAAGCAGTAATATATATGGACAAATTGTTATGCCACCTGCACAGGTCTACTATACTGCAGTTGCTAATGCGTATAGTGAAAATACTCAAGTAATGATCAATCCAACTGACCCTGTTGCTTATTATGAGGTTCAAGATG GAGCTGGTTCAAAACCCGTACCTGCTATCAATGTTGATGAATCTGGTGGGATTGACAGGGTATCTAGTGATTTTCCATCCACCTTATCAAGCATCCATGCACCTGGAGCTGTTTCTGTTGAGGATGGTGTTTCGTTGCCACCAGTCACTACTGAAACTGCTGCTGACAATACTACCTCATCATTAGTTGCTAAAGCACAAACTAAAG TTGTACGTAGTAGAAAGCGGTCAGTTGCAGTTGGACCGTCATTGAAGTCTAATAAGAAGGTCTCGAGTTTGGTGGACAAA tGGAAGGCAGCTAAAGAGGAATTGcttgaagaggaggaagaaccTGAGAGTGTGTATGAGGTCTTAGAAAGAAAGCGCCAAAGAGAAATTGAG GAGTGGCGTGCAAAGCAAATTGCAAGTGGAgaggcaaaagataatgctaaTTTTCAGCCTCTTGGTGGTGATTG GCGGGAGAGGGTCAAACGCAAGAGACAACAAGCAGCAAAGGAATCTGTTGGCAAACTGCAAGATGCAATTGGGCACAGCCCGGACCAGCCTGATCTGATTGAACTTTCTAAGGGTCTACCATCTGGTTGGCAG GTTTATTGGGATGAAACCTCAAAGCAGGTTTATTATGGTAACACTACAACATCAGAGACGACATGGACTCGGCCAACAAGATGA